The Vibrio aerogenes nucleotide sequence GGTAAACAACAAAACCGAAAATCAGGATAGCAGCGACGTAGACAACAAAAAGTTTAAAGACGACGGTCAACGCACTGAAACCAAATGTGCCTACTGCTTCAGCCATCAGCCCAAACACACCAATTGGCGCAATGACCATGACTTTATTAATCATCCATACCATGGCATCCACAATGGTATTGACACCATTCATGAGCGGTACACGTTTTTCTTCACTTTGTCTGGATAATGCAATACCAAAGAACAGGCAGAAGACCAGAATTTGCAGGATATTGGCATTATTTAAAGCCTGAAAAACGTTGGTTGGGATCATGCCGATAACAGTCGCCCAAAAAGTAGGCAGTTCACCTTTAGATGCATATTCAGTGGAGAACATGCCTTCAACGCTTGATACGTTTACACCGATACCGGGTTGAAAAATCTGACCCATGATCAGCGCGAGCGCGACGGCGAGAGCTGAAGTTACTGCAAAATAGCCGAGGGTAATTCCGCCGACTTTTCCGGCAGAATGGCTGTTGCCCAGTCCGGCTGCACCTGAGATTAAGGCAACGGCGACCAGAGGGATCACCAGCATCTTAATCAGGTTGATAAATATTGCACCGAGCGGTGAAAACATTGCCGCATCATGTCCCATGGCTCCTCCGATCACGGAACCTAAGATCATCGCAATCACGACCTGAACACCAATGTTCGATAGCATATTCTTTTCTTTTAACACTTCCATAACCCCTGTGTTATAAAATTTTAAATTCCTGGTTTAAATCTCTAACATTTAGAGATTCAATGGATAATTATTCCAGATGTGTTTTTACACTGATATGTTAAGCCGATCAAGGTAAAGCCGGATAAAATGTGTCGTTGGCATGAAAAAAAACGCAAACGTTTGGCTGCCATATGCGTCTCAATGCTTTTTGATTATTTATCCGGTTTTTGTGGGATTTTTTTCATGAAAACAGTATGTGTATTCAATCGTTTTTGTGAATAAAAACGGCTTCATTACTGAAGCCGTCGTTAGGGTGGGATGTGGATTGGTAATGAATATTTATTTTAGTGTGGCTTGTTTCATTTCAGACACAAATGCTTTGAGTTTTTCAGTGAGTACCGCGCTGTCAGCCTGATTAGATTCGATAATTTTGACGACGGCTGAGCCTGAAATTGCACCGGCAGCACCTGAATCCAGTGCTTGTTTGACCTGAGATGGTTCAGAAATACCGAAACCGAGCAGGGCGGGTGGTGCATTATACTGTTTGAGTGATGCCAGAAGTGAGTCGATCGGCATGTTTGCTTTGGTTTCTGTGCCGGTGACGCCACCACGGGAAAGCAGATAAGTATAGCCCTGGCTCAAAGTCGCAACAGATTTCAGCATGGCTTCATCGGCAGTTGGCGGGGCAATGAAAATAGGGGCGATGTTATATTTCTCAGCCGCTTCGACAAACACCTGGCCTTCATTAGTCGGTACATCGGCAATCAGAACGGAGTCAACACCGGCTTGCTGACATTGCTGGTAGAAATGATCGATACCCCGCGCATAAACCAGATTCGCGTACATCAATAAACCGATGGGCAGGTCAGGGTATAATTCGCGCATTTTTGCGATCAGAGAAAAGCAGATGTCTGGTGTGGTGCCGGCATCAAGGGCCCGGATATTGGCTCCCTGAATGGTCGGACCGTCCGCTGAAGGATCAGAAAAAGGCATGCCCAGTTCCAGCGCATCCGCACCCCCTTCGGCTAATGCTTTCATCACTTCGAATGACGTTTCCGGATCAGGGTCGCCAATCGTGACAAATGGCACAAATGCGCCCTGGTTTTTTTCCGCAAGCTGTTGAAATAGTTTTTCGTAGCGGCTCATTACAGCTCTCCTTTTTCTTCCAGAATTTTGTGGACAGTGAAGATGTCTTTATCTCCTCGTCCGGATAAGTTGACGATTAAAACCTGTTCTTTTTCCGGTTCAGCTTGTGCCATTTTGAGGGCATGTGCCAGGGCATGAGAAGATTCCAGAGCGCCGATAATGCCTTCATGACGGGCCAGTTCTTTAAAGGCATCCAGTGCTTCATCGTCAGTGATGTTGACATATTCGGCTCTGCCGGTTGCATTTAGATGGGCATGCTGTGGACCGACAGACGGAAAATCAAGTCCGGCGGAAACGGAGTAAGATTCTTCTACCTGACCATTTTCATCTTGCATCAGAGGCGCTTTCATCCCGAAGAAGATACCGGTTTTGCCATGTTTTAGTGGTGCGCCGTGCATCGGTGTGTCAATTCCCTTACCACCAGGCTCTACACCAATCAGACGAACATCTTTTTCATCAATAAAATCAGCGAACATGCCAATGGCGTTGGAACCTCCGCCGACACAGGCGATGACTGCATCCGGCAGACTGCCTTCCCGGGCAAGAATCTGATTTTTGGTTTCTTCGCCAATAATGCGCTGGAATTCGCGGACAATCGTCGGGAATGGGTGAGGCCCGGCCGCAGTGCCCAGCAAATAGTGCGCGGTTTCATAAGAGGCTGACCAGTCACGCAAGGCTTCATTGCAGGCATCTTTCAGCGTGGAAGACCCTGAATGAACCGGAATGACTTCTGCTCCCATCAGGCGCATTCTGAATACATTCGGACTTTGGCGTTCAACATCTTTTGCGCCCATATACACCCGGCATTTCAGATCCATCAGTGCACAGGCGATGGCCGTTGCAACACCATGTTGTCCGGCGCCTGTTTCGGCAATGATTTCGGTTTTTCCCATGCGTTTGGCCAGCAAGACCTGTCCGAGAACCTGATTGGTCTTATGGGCACCACCGTGAAGTAAATCTTCACGTTTCAGATAAAGTTTGGTTTTGGTACCTTTCACCAGATTACGTGTCAGTGTTAATGCCGTTGGGCGTCCGGCATATTCCTGAAGTAAGGACATGAATTCAGACCGAAATTCAGGGTCCTGCTGTGCATCAATGAATGCCTGTTCCAGCTGATCAAGTGCCGGAACTAAGATCTGGGGAACGTATTGTCCTCCGTATTCGCCGAAATATGCGTCTAATTTAGACATAGCTGTGATTCCTTGTAATTCGTTAACTGCTTTTGTTGCGATGGTGTTCAGTAATTTCGGATTTGCTGAAAAGCCTGTTGTATTTTTTCAGGGTCTTTTAAACCGGGTGCAGATTCAACACCTGAGTTGAAGTCTAATCCGGTGCAGCCGAGAGATGCGGCCTGTTGAGCATTATCAGGAGATAATCCGCCTGCCAGCATCACGTCTTTTGTCCGGGAGAGTTGCGTCCAGTCGAACGTTAAGCCGGTTCCGCCGGACTGATTGCCGGATTTTGTGTCGTACAGGTGACGGTCTGTGTGATGTTCAAGCGGCTCGGGGATATTTTCTCCTTCTCCGACACCATACGCTTTCCATATCGCGATTGATTTATCGAGGACGCTGCGAAGCAGGTTGACGTAGGCCTGATCTTCGTGACCGTGCAGCTGAACTGCACTCAGAGAAAGCTGATGGGCAATCTCACCTATCGTCTCCACTGGCATATCGCGAAAGACACCCACATATTTTAGCGGGGCTGCTGCGATCACTGTTCTGGCTTGCTCCGGGGTGACATAACGTGGTGAGGCTTTGACAAAAATCAGTCCGCCATAGACAGCGCCTGCCTGCCAGACCTGCGCCGCATCCTGGGCACGGGTCAGACCACATACCTTATTTTCACCCAATGTGACCCGGCGAACTGCCAGCTCAAGGTCTTCCTCTGCCATTAAGGAGCTGCCAATTAAAAAACCGTTGGCGTATTGTGATAAATCCCGGACCTGTTGGTTGGTATAAATTCCTGACTCGGAAATGATGGTGATACCTTCCGGTATTTTAGGTGCCAGTTGCCTGGTGCGGTCCAGATCTGTGGTTAAATCACGCAGATTCCGGTTGTTAATCCCGATCACTTTGGCTTCCAGAGCAAGAGCGCGTTCCAGTTCTGCTTCATTGCTGACTTCTGTCAGTACGCCCATATTTAATGAGTGCGCCACATCGGCCATTTCACGGTAAGCTTCGTCGTCTAACACCGACAGCATCAGCAAAATCGCATCGGCACCATAGTATCGGGCAAGGCTGACCTGATAAGGGGCCAGCATAAAATCTTTACATAAAACCGGTTGGGTGACCTGATTGCGTATCCGTGGTAAGAATTCAAGATTGCCCTGAAAATATTTTTCGTCAGTCAATACCGAAATCGCATTTGCGTGGTTGCGGTAAACGGAAGCGATTTCATCAAGGTTAAAATCTTCGCGGATCAATCCTTTTGACGGAGAGGCTTTCTTACATTCCAGAATAAAGGCAGTCTTACCGGTATTCAGTGCGTCATAGAAACTCCGGTCGGATGGAGAAAGTTCATCCTTAAATGTTGCCAGTGGCTGTGCGGCCATCCGTGCTTCCAGCCAGCATTTTTTGTCTTTGACGATCCGGGTCAGTACTTCTGCCATGTCGGTATGCCGGGTGGAAATATGTTCTGAGAGTTGCTTGTCCATGTGATAATTACCCTTGCGCTGCAAGTTGTTTAACCAGGTGAAATGCCTGACCGGTTTGCATCACATCCATTGCTTTCGCGGCATTTTGTTTCAGGTCTTCCTGACCAAAGAGACGCAATAGTAGCGCAACATTGACAGCAACCGCAGACATTTGTGGTTCAGAGCCTCTGCCGGTCAGAATATTTTCTATAATCAGACGATTTTCCTCCGGTGTACCGCCTTCAATTGATGACAGCGGGAAGGTATTCAGGCCAAAATCGTCAGGAGTGAGTGTATAGCGTGTGATTTGCTGATTGTGTATCTCTGCAACCTGTGTTTCACCATGGATGGCGACTTCATCGAGCCCTGAGCCATGAACAACAGCCGCGCGTTTCATTCCCATCTTCAGCATGGTTTCTGCAATGGGCTGAATTAAAGCCGGGTCATACACACCCATCAGTTCAATATTTGGCCGGGCCGGGTTAATTAACGGACCAAGAATGTTAAAAATGGTTCTGGTTTTTAATGTCTGGCGAACCGGCATTGCATGGCGGACACCGCCGTGATACTGGGGCGCGAACAAGAAAGCGACGCCCAGTTCATCCACCGCTTTACGGGTATTTTCCGGAGTCATTGCCAGATTGATGCCAAAGGCATCCAGCAAATCGGACGAGCCGGATTTACTGGAGACGCTGCGGTTACCGTGTTTTGCGACTTTTACGCCGCAACCGGCAGCAACGAATGCGGCTGTTGTCGAAATATTAATGGTATTGGCGCCATCGCCACCGGTTCCGACAATGTCTGCAAAGTCATAATCAGGCCGGGGGAAAGCGACGGCATTATCCAGTAATGCCTGTGCAGCACCGGATATTTCCTCCGGGGTTTCGCCTTTGATTTTCAGCGCTGTCAGTAATGCAGCCATCAGGATCGGGTCCATTTCACCGCGGATAATCTGTTCAAATAACCGGTATGATTCCTGCTGTGTCAGCGATGTTTGCGCATACAGTTTATCAATAATTGCTTGCATGATGTTGTCCCTATAAATTCTGTTCAGTCGACATATTCGAAATGAGAAGCAGCAGATTACTGCAGTGCCCAGACGATGGTATTTTCCAGCAACTGTGCGCCGTGGGTTGTCATAATTGACTCCGGATGGAACTGAAACCCGCAGACTTTATCCTGTTCATGAATTACGGACATGACCAACCCGTCAACTTCTGCTGTAACGGTCAGACTGTCGGGAACCTCTGTTGCGACCAGAGAGTGATATCTGGCAATTGTCAGCGGCGAGGGTAAGTCCTGATAAACCTGATGGGGCTGATAGGTCATCATTGAGATTTTTCCGTGTACAATTTCACCAGCACCCGCGACGGTCCCCCCATAAGCTTCCACGATCGCCTGATGGCCCAGACAGATACCAATGATTGGGACTTCACCTTTCAGGGTCTGAAGCAGCTCGGGCACAGAGCCCGCTTCTGAAGGAATACCGGGGCCGGGTGATAATACGACAACGGGTGTATCTGCTTCCCGGACTGCCGATATAATCCGGGAGGCTTGAATCTGGTTACGATAAACCGTGACCTGATGACCCAGAGAGCGGAATTGATCAACCAGGTTATAAGTAAACGAATCGAAATTGTCGATAAAGATAATGTGAGCCATGGTTCTGATCCTTTATTTACCTGATGAAAGCGTGTGTGCGGTTTGAATTGCTGAAATGACAGCCTGAGCTTTATTCCGGGTTTCATCCGCTTCGGCCTGTGGATCGGAATCGTAAACAATACCAGCACCGGCCTGTACATTCGCAACACCATTTTCAACATAGGCTGAGCGAATGACGATACAGGTATCGAGATCACCTTCACCAGTGAGATAACCAACGGCACCGCCATAGCTGCCGCGACGTTCTTTTTCTACAGAGCGAATCAGTTGCATTGCCCTGATTTTAGGTGCACCGGTCAGTGTGCCCATATTCATACATGCCTGATAAGCGTGTAAGGCATCCAGATCTGAACGTAACTGGCCAATCACTCTGGATACAAGATGCATGACATGGCTGTAACGATCGACTTTCAGCAAATCGGCAACATGTCTTGAACCGGCTTCAGCGATGCGGGCGACATCATTCCGGGCCAGATCAACCAGCATCATATGTTCAGCGTTTTCTTTCCGGTCACAGCGCAGGTCCAGCTCAATACGGCCATCCAGATCCAGATTAATTGAACCATCCGGATTTTTGCCCCGTTGACGTGTCCCGGCAATCGGATAGATTTCAATCTGGTTTGTGCTTTGATCATATTTCAGGGCACTTTCCGGAGAGGCGCCAAACAAAGTGAATCTTTCATCCTGCATGTAAAACATATAAGGACTTGGATTGTTATCTTTGAGCTTTTTATAGGCCGTCAGTGGGGAAGGGCAAGGCAGACTGAATGTCCGGGACGGCACAACCTGAAAAATATCTCCCCGGACAATATAGCCTTTCAGATCTTCAACAATGTCACAATATGCCTGATCGGAAATCGAAGGGGTGACATCTTCAGAGCTGGGTGGCAGCACTTTGGGCAGTTCTTTTAAATCTTCACACTGATGACTGATGTCGCTGAGCCTTGCCGTGATTTTTTCTTCCGTGCTGGTCACCGGATTAAACAGGGTGCCGCGAACCTGGCAGGTTTGTGTCTGGTGGTCCACAATCATGAGTGTTTCAGCTACGTAGAAAACATAATCGGGACACTTGTTTTTACCTTCGACATCACCCAGTGGTTCAAAATTTGCCACTAAATCATAGGCAAAAACGCCGCCCAGAAAAATGGCGTATCGATCAAGGCCTGTCCGGTCAAAGCTGTGCTGAACCAGGCGCAGTGCATCAAAGGAGGAAGATTCGCGTAACCGGCTGTCTTCGTCCAGTGTCAGGTCCGGAGCCGAAAAGAAAAGAGACAATTCATGCGCCGTCTGTTCGGTTTGGATTTCCGTTTTAATATTTTTTGCCAGATGGCTGATCAAAGCCTGACCATTTTCTGTCAGGGCCTGAAAGGTGACTTTGTGTCCTGTACATATGATCCGCACTGCGGCATCGATGAGCAGTAAGCTTTTTAAATTTGCTTTTGAATCAATTTCTGCGGATTCAAGCAGTAAGCTGTCCGTCTTTTTTTCACACAGCGTATGAAACAGAACCGTTGGATCTGCGTGATAAGGCATATTTTTCGTGAGCAGGCGGATATTGCCTAATTTATTAATATGTATGGTGTTATTCATTTGATAACCCTTAAGTTCCTGACATCACATGGTTTAGCCGTGGTGATGTATTGCTGAACATTGTTATATTTTGCTGAACATTGTTATATTTCGGTGAAATTCGTTGTTTGCTTCTGGAGTCTGTTGCCGGGGTTTAGCCCATAAAACAAAAAAGCCCGCAAATTGCGGGCTTCTCAATGGGGTCAGATCGAAAGGCAGCCCGCCGTAAGAACAGGGTAATACGCCACCAGCTACTCATCAGACTGGAGGTCGTCATATGTGCATGTGTATATTTCAGATTCATCATGAATTCCTGTAACATGGTGCGGCCTGTATTGGTTTCTGTGTATTCATTTATGTAATTGCGTACTAGTAAACTAGTTCGGTAGTAAAAAGTCAAGCCTTTTGTGGGTAAAAATAAAAATGAAAATAGATTTACATAGCCATACCACCGCTTCTGATGGTCGATTGTCGCCGGAAGCTTTGGTTGACAGGGCCATTGAGCATCGCATTGATGTTCTGGCGATCACCGATCATGATTGTGTGGATGGTTTAGTGCGGGCGTCGCAATATATCCACGAACATCAGCTTTCACTCTGTCTGATTCATGGTATTGAATTCTCGACGGTCTGGCAGAATAAAGATATTCATATTGTCGGATTAAATATCGACCCACAGCATCCTGCATTGCTTGCGTTAATTCAGGCGCAGCGGGCACGACGCCAGGAGCGGGCCCGTTTGATCGCCAGCCGGCTGGAGAAAGCAACCCGTCCGGGAGTGTTTGATGAGGTTTCTGCGATAGCTGGTGATGCGATGGTGACCCGTGGACACTTTGCCATGTGGCTGGTAGAAAACGGCTACGTTAAGTCGATGCAGCAGGTGTTCAAAAAATATCTGAGCAGAAACTGTCCGGGTTATGTGCCGCCTGACTGGTGCTCAATGAATGAAGCGATCGAAGCGATTCATATGGCAGGCGGACAGGCTGTTCTGGCGCATCCAGGACGGTATCAGTTGAGCGCTAAGTGGCTGAAACGTTTAGTTGAAGCATTTCGTGATGCTGGCGGTGATGCGATGGAAGTTGCTCAGCCACAACAAGGAACGCAGGAAAGGCGCAATTTGGTTAATAATGCGCTACACTACGGCCTGTTAGCGTCTCAGGGGAGCGATTTCCACTATCCATCTCCCTGGCTGGATTTAGGCCGAAATCTGTGGTTGCCTTCTGATATTGAACCTGTATGGAAAGATTGGGATTTTTTCCCATTTGTAAGCGTCGTTAATGACGAGGAGTCGTAATGAGCCAGTATTTTTATGTCCATCCTGAAAACCCGCAGGCCCGGTTGATTAACCAGGCGGTTGCTATTGTACGAAATGGTGGGGTGATTGTTTACCCGACAGACTCAGGGTATGCATTAGGATGTCAGCTGGAAAATAAATCCGCTTTGGAACAAATTTGCCGGATCCGGCATTTGAATGATAAACACAATTTTACGCTGTTGTGCAGAGACCTGTCAGAGTTATCCTTGTATGCCCGTGTTGATAATACCGCGTTTCGTCTGTTGAGAAATAATACGCCCGGACCTTATACCTTTATCTTTAAAGGCACAAAAGAGGTGCCAAGACGCCTGATGAATCCCAAAAGAAAAACCATTGGCATCCGGGTTCCGGATAACCGGATTGCACTGGATTTGCTGGAAGCTCTGGGCGAACCTCTTATGTCAACATCATTAATTCTGCCTGGTAAAGAAGTGACTGAATCTGATCCGGAAGAAATCCGCGATTCACTGGAGCATTCTGTGGATGTGATTCTCAATGGTGGCTATCTGGGAGAACAACCGACAACTGTGATTGATTTTAGTGAGGGTGAAATGATCGTGCAGCGACTTGGGGCGGGAGATCCGGCACCATTTGAATTGTGATGCTGAGTCGTTATATTCAACCGGTTAACTAACTATTTTTATACACTATAGCGAATCAAAACAGATGCTTTTTCACTTGTGATTTGAGATAATGCGCGGCCGCGGTAAAAGGCCGTATTTTTATTCGACGTCTGAGAAGACGACACAGCAAGGTAAATCAATGAGCGAAAAGTTACAAAAGGTTTTAGCAAGAGCTGGCCATGGCTCGCGTCGTGAGCTGGAAACACTGATCCGTGCCGGACGGGTGAGTGTCGATGGTAAAGTTGCAATTTTGGGTGAGCGTCTGGAAGATGAAGATGCGACAGTCCGGATTGATGGACATACTGTTTCTGTTAAAGCACATGAAGAAGTAATTTGCCGCGTCCTTGCTTATTACAAACCTGAAGGGGAACTATGTACCCGCCATGATCCGGAAGGGCGACGAACCGTCTTTGACCGGTTGCCGAAAATCCGGGGCTCCAGATGGGTTTCCATCGGGCGACTGGATGCCAATACTTCAGGATTGCTGTTGTTTACCACTGATGGTGAATTAGCCAACCGGCTGATGCACCCAAGTCGTCAGGTTGAACGGGAATATCTTGTCCGTGTCTTTGGCGATGTGACTGAAGAGATGATTAAAAACCTGGTCAATGGTGTCGCACTCGAAGATGGGGAAGCCCGATTTGAAGACATTGTGTATGCGGGTGGTGAAGGGATGAATCATACCTTCTATGTTGTCATTAATGAAGGTCGTAACCGGGAAGTTCGCCGGTTGTGGGAATCTCAGGGAACTACGGTTAGTCGTCTGAAGCGGGTTCGTTATGGAGATATCTTCCTGGATAAAGCATTGCCTCGTGGTGGCTGGGTTGAGCTGAGCCTGAAAGAGGTGAATTACTTACGCGAACTGGTGGAATTAAGGCCAGAGCAGCGTACGATGATTGATGTATCTAAAGATAATACATCCCGCAAGCGGGAGCGCTCAAGAAGCCAGAAGATTCGCCGGGCGGTGAAACGTCACGAAGAACGTATTTCAAGTCCCAAGGGAAGGGGCGTTAAAGGACGCTCGTTGAAAAGAACGTAATGATTTCCTCTACTCATATTGTTTAAATAATAAAGGGCGATTGTTTTATCGCCCTTTATTATTTTTATTTAAAGATAAATTTATTATTAAAAGATCATACTTTTGGAATAAGAATATATATTTTATTGATAAATTGAATTTTTTAAAAAATAGTGTTTTATTTTTTCTTCAACTCAGATACATTGTACTTGTTTTGAACGGTGTTCAAATTAAATGCAATTTAATCTGATAAGGAAATAACATGAAATACTTAAAACTGGCATTATTACCCCTTTCTTTAACTGTTGCTGGTTCCGTTTTTGCCGGTCAGTGGTCAGATCCTGTCCGGGTGACCGGGTTTGATACGCAGAATGAGATTGTTTCTTTCTCTAAACAGCTCCTGAATATAGTCTGTGAAAGTACCGGACAAATTGCGACTTATGCACCATCTGTTGCTGGTAACACAATCGATGATTTCACAAAAACACTGATGCTTGAATCATTTAAGAATGATCAATATATCTCAGTATATATCGATTCGTGCCGCTCTGATGGTGTGGCTTATATTACAGGCGTGAAAACATCGGCAACGCCTTCTGATGATTTTGATCCTGATGCGCCTGTTTCTGACCCGGATTTGTAAGAATATTTAGTCGCTGTGATAAGGTGCAATGATAGATTGCACCTTTTGACGATAATGTCGCGGAAGGTTATTCATCTGCCAGACCGATCAGTGTCAGCATGGCGTTGGGGACTTCAACGATGGGTGGCAGCCATGCTAATTCCCCTGTCTTTTGATTGACTCTGAAAATAACGACAGAGTTGCTGAATTCTCCCGTGACAAACATCCACTGTCCATCAGGTGTTAAGGTGATATTCCTGCAAGACGGTGTGTAGGCCGGCTCGCTGGCCATGAGTTTTAACTCTCCTGTTTTCTGATGAATTGAAAATACAGAAATCACCGCAACCCCTCGGTTCAGAACATATAAAAAGCGACCTGAAGGGTGAATTGTCAGGTCTGAGGCATTGTACATCTCCTCCGAACATGTTTGTCCTGTCACGTGTTTTTGGCCCGTGAGACTATCCAAAATTTCCTGAATACATAGCTTTTCCTGAATACATGACTTTTCCTGAATATATTGTGTTTCCTGAATATATAGCTTGCCTGTGCGGGTGTCGCATCGATAGCGGCTAATACCGGGCCGGAGTTCATGGGTCACATAAACAATATCGAGTGAAGGGTGAAAAGCTATATGTCTTGGTCCTGAACCCGGAGCCACAGAGATTTGCTGCTGGCAAAGAAGCTTGCCAGAAATCGGGTGACGCTGATACACGCTAATCTCATCACGGCCTAAATCAGTGATGTATACAGCGTCATTTTTTGGGTTGCATCCAATCCAGTGTGGATGAGGGGAAGTCTGACGTCCGGGATGCAAACTATGGCCTGTAAAGTGAATTTCGTGCCGGGTTCCGCTGAGATGGCCGGAGTCATCTAATGGATAAATCCCTGCTTTGCCGCTGGTATAGTAAGCGACGAGCAGAAACTTTCCCTCACAATCAATGCTGCAATGCGCTGCACCTGCCGGTACATCGATTTGATTCAATAAAGAGAGTTCACCCCCCTTCGCTAGACCGTAAGCATGAATTTGTCCAAAACCTTCTCCCCGGAGTACTGCATATAAAACAGGATGCTTTGGGTGTTGAGTGAGGTATGTGACGCTCAGTGGCGCCGTGACGACTGATTGATGTATATGATTTAAAGCTTGTGTTTGTGATGAAAAGTCAGCGGAAAAAATCCCTGTTTTTCCGGCTGCTATCCAGCAGCGGTAATTTTTTCTTTCAGCCGAAGGGTAAGGTTGGTGACAGTACATTCTGTGTTGAGCCATTTCCTGATTGACCGGATATGATTATGTTGCCGGAAATTGCGCTAAAGTTGAAGTGGAATATATCTCTATCCGGGGGGCGTTTGTCTATACCTGAACTAAAGAGAGTTTGATGAATTTTGAATCACCAGAAACCCATATTTTAATGATAGAAGTAAAATTTATCCGGTGGTTTTTTTGTGATTTTTACTTTAATTTCAGATATTAATAATACAATGTTTTATTCTCTCTGATACAATCTCTTTTTTAAATGAACAATGTTTTATTTTTTATTGTTCAGTATTGATTTATTATTTATTTCACAAAGGAAAACAAAATGAAATCAGCTAAGTATGTACTAATCCCTTTACTTTTTACATTCGCAACTTCTGCATTTGCCGGAGAATGGACGGATAAATTAACGGTTACCAGTGTGTCTGAATACATTGATCCACAAACAGGAGGAGGGGATGCTGAAGTGTCTTTCAAGTCCTCACCAACAACGACTGCTTGTCCTGTCACGGCCAAAAGTTTGACTATTGCTAAGGAGTATTCTGATGAATATTCACAAAAAATGTCTGACAAGCTGACGAAAGCGTTAACGCACCACAAAAAAGTACAGGTGTATACGGATTGTCGCTATGGAGATGCTGCTATTTATGGTGTCAAAATCACAAATGATTTTGCGCTTTAAACTTTCTGACTTTCGTTCAAAATCGTGTCGTTCAACGTGATGTTGAAACTGTTGAATATAAAAAGTGCAACCAGTATTGGTTGCACTTTTTTACGTGTGAAGCTTTACTTCTCTGTCGGGAAATCAGAGATCAAGCTGAATGGTTTTAGTGGTTGAAGCACCCTCGTTATCTGTCACCGTCAGTAAAACATTGTATTGTCCGTGAGAAGTGAAAGTTTTTGAGAAAGACTGACCATGTTTGACTTCACCATCAGGCAATGTCCACTGGGTATCAACGATACGACCGCCTTGATCCCAGCTGGTAGACCACATTGAAACTTTCAGGTTATGTGCGACATATCTGGCCTGAGCGACTGGCGCTTTATTGGGATCTGTTACTGTGACCCATCGATTGAGTGTCTTGGTGGCACCCTGATCATCTGTCACAGTCAAAGTTACCCGATAAGTCCCTTTTTGTGCATATGTCCAGGTTGGCGATTCTTCAGAACTGGTCTGTCCGTTACTGAAATCCCAATGATAGCTGACAATCTTACCGTCGCTGTCTGAACTCAGGTTTGTTGCAGTGACGGTCAGATCGTTTACTTTCAGATCAAATGCTGCCTCTGGGGCCGTATTCGGTGTCGATGTT carries:
- the trpD gene encoding anthranilate phosphoribosyltransferase; protein product: MQAIIDKLYAQTSLTQQESYRLFEQIIRGEMDPILMAALLTALKIKGETPEEISGAAQALLDNAVAFPRPDYDFADIVGTGGDGANTINISTTAAFVAAGCGVKVAKHGNRSVSSKSGSSDLLDAFGINLAMTPENTRKAVDELGVAFLFAPQYHGGVRHAMPVRQTLKTRTIFNILGPLINPARPNIELMGVYDPALIQPIAETMLKMGMKRAAVVHGSGLDEVAIHGETQVAEIHNQQITRYTLTPDDFGLNTFPLSSIEGGTPEENRLIIENILTGRGSEPQMSAVAVNVALLLRLFGQEDLKQNAAKAMDVMQTGQAFHLVKQLAAQG
- the trpA gene encoding tryptophan synthase subunit alpha; amino-acid sequence: MSRYEKLFQQLAEKNQGAFVPFVTIGDPDPETSFEVMKALAEGGADALELGMPFSDPSADGPTIQGANIRALDAGTTPDICFSLIAKMRELYPDLPIGLLMYANLVYARGIDHFYQQCQQAGVDSVLIADVPTNEGQVFVEAAEKYNIAPIFIAPPTADEAMLKSVATLSQGYTYLLSRGGVTGTETKANMPIDSLLASLKQYNAPPALLGFGISEPSQVKQALDSGAAGAISGSAVVKIIESNQADSAVLTEKLKAFVSEMKQATLK
- a CDS encoding dicarboxylate/amino acid:cation symporter, with protein sequence MEVLKEKNMLSNIGVQVVIAMILGSVIGGAMGHDAAMFSPLGAIFINLIKMLVIPLVAVALISGAAGLGNSHSAGKVGGITLGYFAVTSALAVALALIMGQIFQPGIGVNVSSVEGMFSTEYASKGELPTFWATVIGMIPTNVFQALNNANILQILVFCLFFGIALSRQSEEKRVPLMNGVNTIVDAMVWMINKVMVIAPIGVFGLMAEAVGTFGFSALTVVFKLFVVYVAAILIFGFVVYPLMIQIFTKTSARKFISVMKKPQAVALSTASSMATLPVTMDVTENELGVRNSTASFVLPLGATINMSGNAIYYGLVAVFFAQLFQVDLGIGAYIAIILTATLGAVGQAGVPGPSFLVVAVLLAAGIPIDGLPLLFALDRIFDMIRTALNITGDAACAVIVDALIGDEPVSSEEPAIAEQEG
- the trpCF gene encoding bifunctional indole-3-glycerol-phosphate synthase TrpC/phosphoribosylanthranilate isomerase TrpF translates to MDKQLSEHISTRHTDMAEVLTRIVKDKKCWLEARMAAQPLATFKDELSPSDRSFYDALNTGKTAFILECKKASPSKGLIREDFNLDEIASVYRNHANAISVLTDEKYFQGNLEFLPRIRNQVTQPVLCKDFMLAPYQVSLARYYGADAILLMLSVLDDEAYREMADVAHSLNMGVLTEVSNEAELERALALEAKVIGINNRNLRDLTTDLDRTRQLAPKIPEGITIISESGIYTNQQVRDLSQYANGFLIGSSLMAEEDLELAVRRVTLGENKVCGLTRAQDAAQVWQAGAVYGGLIFVKASPRYVTPEQARTVIAAAPLKYVGVFRDMPVETIGEIAHQLSLSAVQLHGHEDQAYVNLLRSVLDKSIAIWKAYGVGEGENIPEPLEHHTDRHLYDTKSGNQSGGTGLTFDWTQLSRTKDVMLAGGLSPDNAQQAASLGCTGLDFNSGVESAPGLKDPEKIQQAFQQIRNY
- the trpB gene encoding tryptophan synthase subunit beta, with protein sequence MSKLDAYFGEYGGQYVPQILVPALDQLEQAFIDAQQDPEFRSEFMSLLQEYAGRPTALTLTRNLVKGTKTKLYLKREDLLHGGAHKTNQVLGQVLLAKRMGKTEIIAETGAGQHGVATAIACALMDLKCRVYMGAKDVERQSPNVFRMRLMGAEVIPVHSGSSTLKDACNEALRDWSASYETAHYLLGTAAGPHPFPTIVREFQRIIGEETKNQILAREGSLPDAVIACVGGGSNAIGMFADFIDEKDVRLIGVEPGGKGIDTPMHGAPLKHGKTGIFFGMKAPLMQDENGQVEESYSVSAGLDFPSVGPQHAHLNATGRAEYVNITDDEALDAFKELARHEGIIGALESSHALAHALKMAQAEPEKEQVLIVNLSGRGDKDIFTVHKILEEKGEL